In Methanobacterium sp., the sequence GGGACTAAAGCACTGTAGAATTCAGTTTTGCCGTTTTCACCTACTTGGGCCATGTGCACGTCCATTCCCCTTGGACCTTCAATTGCACCGATTCCAAGCTTACCAGTACCTCTAACATCAAAGTTACCCACATTAGCAGGTGCTGATGTGTTGAGTTCATCCAGTATGGCTATTGCTCTTGAAAGAGCAGTTTTCATTTCCATTGCTCTGGCTACATGTTGAGCCACTGTACCTTTTCCAGAGAATCCTCCGTATTTAACAGCTCTTGCCCTTGGACCTACTTCTATGTTTACACCATCGTAGAGAGGAATGGTTGAACATGCTTTTTTGCCGATTTCAGGATCTTTGTACCATCTTTCAGGCATCATTTCAGTGAATCTGTCTAAATCAAAATTATCCCTGTTACCATAGACTATGTCTGTAGCAATTGTTGGCTGGTCATGAACACCCAATCCTTTTGGCAGATCTTTATCTGCAACTAAACCCACAATAAGGTCTACGTGCTCATCTACTTTTGGTTGAAGTGCTTTTAATCTTGCGTATAACCTTTTTCTTGCAAGTTCAGATATGTTTTTAGCAACCCCACCAATCCTGATGTCAGATGGGTGTATACCTTCTCCACCAACTATATCCACTACGTACTGGGCAGTTTTTCTTATTTCAGAAACAGAGTTTACCGCAGCAGCAAACAGGTTTTCAGGTACAAAATCAGGAGCTATAAGAAAATGGTGTATAGCATGACTGTTTACGTGGTGAGCCGCAATAACAAGTTCCCTTAAGAGTTTACCTGCTTTTGGCGGTTCTATACCTAATGAATCATCCATAGCTTCCACACATGCTAAAGTATGAGGTATAGGACAGACACCACAGATCCTTTGCACGATTACTGGTGCAGTTTCTGGAGATTTGCCTGTTACTATTTTTTCCAGCCCTCTGACAGGAGTAATACTAAAGTATCGCCCCTTAGTTACTATTCCCTCATCATCGACTTCCATGACCAATTCTGCGTGTCCTTCCTGTCGTGATGTTGGCGATATGACAATCTTTTCGCTCAAATGTATCACCTCTTGTTTTTAAAAATATATGATTATCAATATTTCAATTTATTATCTTTAATAATAAGCTTTTCTTTGAAAAAAAAAATGAAAAATATATATATGATGAATAACCAATTATATAGTTTCAGATTAAAAATTCATAAAAGCTCTTTGCTTTTTCAAAACACTCCTTTTAATTCAGGTAAGATGCGTAAATATAATAACTTAAATGATCATATCAATAATATGTTCATTAAATTAATAACTCCAATTTGAGACAGTCAGTAAAAGAGGTGAACCAAATGGTTAATACAAAGATCCTGATATCTGTTATTATTGTAGCCTTAATAGGGGCTGCAGCAGCAGGTTATCAGATTTCATCAACTACTCCCGGACTATGGCAGCCTACTAATCCTGCCAATCCACAAGAACAACAATCTCCAGGCCAGAGCAGTCAGCAGTCTATACAAACTCAAGGTGAAACCCAAGGAGGAACTTCTGGAGGGAGCCAAAGTGGAAATGGAGGTAGTAATGTGAAAATAACACCAGATCAGGCTAAATCTATAGCCCAAAAATCAATAGAAGAGCCTGGTGTTACAGCAGGTACTCCGGAATTAATAACAAGAGACGGGACTAAAATTTACATTGTTCCAGTCATGGACAACAGTAAGCAGGTCGGAGAATTTGAGATAGATGCTCAAACTGGCAAGATTATTGGAGGTGCAGGAGGTGCACCATAGATGGTTGAAATGGTTGTAACCGAAGTTGAATGCTGTAAAATAATCTCTAAAGACGTTAAAGATGCAATAGTACTGGAAGGATCACCAGAATTAGGTCTTATAGGCAATATAGTAGGATGGCTTTTAGTTGAAGAGCTTAATATGGAGCAAATAGGATATATTGACTCCAAATATTTCCCCCCACTTGCGGTACTGTATAAAGGAAAGGCTATTCATCCATTCAGAGTATATGCAACTGATGGAATTGTAATGTTCCTTTCAGACTTCATTATTCCGCCAAATGTTACTTACGATATGACCAATGCAATAGTAGACTGGATGAACAGAAACAACAGTAAAGAAATCATTACATTCAACAGCATAGTAGTAAAAGGGAAAACTCAGGGAGTTGCAGGTGTAGCAAACTCAGATCAATCCCTGGAAAGACTTGGAAAGTTAAATGTACCCATATTACCCTTTGGAAATATAGCAG encodes:
- the frhA gene encoding coenzyme F420 hydrogenase subunit alpha, with product MSEKIVISPTSRQEGHAELVMEVDDEGIVTKGRYFSITPVRGLEKIVTGKSPETAPVIVQRICGVCPIPHTLACVEAMDDSLGIEPPKAGKLLRELVIAAHHVNSHAIHHFLIAPDFVPENLFAAAVNSVSEIRKTAQYVVDIVGGEGIHPSDIRIGGVAKNISELARKRLYARLKALQPKVDEHVDLIVGLVADKDLPKGLGVHDQPTIATDIVYGNRDNFDLDRFTEMMPERWYKDPEIGKKACSTIPLYDGVNIEVGPRARAVKYGGFSGKGTVAQHVARAMEMKTALSRAIAILDELNTSAPANVGNFDVRGTGKLGIGAIEGPRGMDVHMAQVGENGKTEFYSALVPTTWNIPTMGPATEGFHHEYGPHVIRGYDPCLSCATHMIVIDDEDKSVIKSKMVRL
- a CDS encoding proteasome assembly chaperone family protein, with the protein product MVEMVVTEVECCKIISKDVKDAIVLEGSPELGLIGNIVGWLLVEELNMEQIGYIDSKYFPPLAVLYKGKAIHPFRVYATDGIVMFLSDFIIPPNVTYDMTNAIVDWMNRNNSKEIITFNSIVVKGKTQGVAGVANSDQSLERLGKLNVPILPFGNIAGLSGTLLTRSIQKGIPGSCLFAEVLSPYPDPRAAANVINVLNKMIGTEVNAEPLIKEAEEIESRLQELSQHVQSEPGSQMYI
- a CDS encoding PepSY domain-containing protein encodes the protein MVNTKILISVIIVALIGAAAAGYQISSTTPGLWQPTNPANPQEQQSPGQSSQQSIQTQGETQGGTSGGSQSGNGGSNVKITPDQAKSIAQKSIEEPGVTAGTPELITRDGTKIYIVPVMDNSKQVGEFEIDAQTGKIIGGAGGAP